The following nucleotide sequence is from Cercospora beticola chromosome 2, complete sequence.
CATCGGTATGGATCTCCGTTTTTGGTACCGCATTGTAGACATCGACCCATGCAGTCTTCATCCCATCAGCAGTGGCATTGTCGACAGCTTGCTTGATGCCAacgttgagcttcttgacacACTCATCGACTGAATCCTTCAGATTCGGCAGAAGTGACGAGGCGATCACGAGTGCATTAGGGTTGTTGGTCCTGATATTGTTCAGAAGAGTTGCATATCGTTGCGGAGCAGTCTCGGGGTGGTTGCCGGCAATATTGCAGTCGTTCGTGCCCGCGTTGAGCAGGATGACGTTCGGGAGATATTCGTAGGCACCATCCTTGAGCGCGACATCATCGACTCCCTTTATAGTATAGCCAGGATGGGCTTCGCAGAGGTTGTTTGACATATCGCCCCAAGAGACGGAGCCCACAAAGGTGACATTGTTGCCGTTGGCGTTCAACAATTCGCGGAGATGAGGGCGGTAACCAGCTTCATCTGTTGATCTCTGCCCGCGAGATGCCGAAGCGCCTTGAGGCATGATGCGCAGGTGCACGCCATGGTTGATGCTCCTGGGTAGATTGATCGTTGCTGCGGAGCATATTGAAGTGGTAGCAAGCAGGATTTCCAAAAGCCGAAAGGCTGCCATCGTGGTATGTGGCACTGTGAGTTAAACGAGGATTGCTGGTTGCTGTCAGTGAGGACTTGTTCGCTTCATATATACCACTGATATCACAAAACCGCCAGGGAAGCCCTAAATTGTAACAGCAGTGATCGGCATGTGGTATGTGGCTTGTGGGCTCAATTATAGATAGGGTTCTGAACAGGATTGTTGATCTGCACGATCGCAGAATCCTGACGGCCTCAAGAGGAGAAAAATGTCCAGTACCTCCGTTGTCAACCTAGGTTTGGTAAATACGAAGTTAGGCGTCCAGGCCATGATGATGGTTTCTGTTTCTCATGCCGTCCGCTGTGGCGCTGCTACTCTCGCATGGAATTCGGAGCCAAAGTGCATTGATGCGGCGGTTTTTGTCATCGGCACATTCTGAATGCACCAGAGTATGCTCACTTGGTCGGCAGTATACGAAGCATAGCCATCGCGCATGTGTTGACAAGAACGGGAAGgtgagagagagagagatgtGGAAATGGAGGTG
It contains:
- a CDS encoding uncharacterized protein (CAZy:CE3) yields the protein MPQGASASRGQRSTDEAGYRPHLRELLNANGNNVTFVGSVSWGDMSNNLCEAHPGYTIKGVDDVALKDGAYEYLPNVILLNAGTNDCNIAGNHPETAPQRYATLLNNIRTNNPNALVIASSLLPNLKDSVDECVKKLNVGIKQAVDNATADGMKTAWVDVYNAVPKTEIHTDDSTHPTDDGYKLFAKAWFEGIQKAGYLISKPDPNGKEVPETTACGGKSGVKCGQ